GCAATTGTTATCCTATAGTTGAAGTTCGTtcctgtgtgtgttgcattgtcgctTGGTGGTTTTTTCcctttagtgtttctgttgtttcgttgttttcctcttatattcgATGTGTTTtccttagttttagtttgtaacccggatttgtttccACTTcatcaatttatgactttcgaatagcggtatactacagtAACTGTAGTCTTAATTcctatcattattttaaaagttatgatTATTGTAACAATGCTTGCAGTTGGAAATTAACAATGTATCCTTAAATACAAACATAGAATAGTAAGTGGAGAAGAGAATACAATTGATTTTTCAGTCTTCTAGAAATGTCTTTGAATGGCTGtctgtaaaaaatgtataatttaagCTATATTTCCATGAAACTAAAACAAGTCTTTACTATTTTGTGTTGAAATAAGCATAAACAATTGTATTGCCCAGTTTTACACATTTCTAGAAGTATTGCCCAGCCCGGGCGGGTAATACTTTGCAACCCTGTGTACACTCGGTGAACTATTCTAGATGTTGGGTCGATATCATAATACAAACATAATCAGAGTTTAGCATGGTGCCCATTTCGCTTAACTAgtatacattattgtttagGGACAAGCTGAAGCCCGCCTATGGTTCACATAGACAAAAACAAGTGTATGTGTTTCaagtgcgggattttctcgctacattgaagacctattggtgaccttgtACTTGTTTTCTACTCTTTGCCGGGTATTAAACATTTGACAAATTTCCCGTTTCTACTATCAATTCCATACATAAACCATTAAAGAAAACTCGTGTTCAAGAATAAACAGAAGATAATACACTCTTTAGTAGAAATTCAAATACAAGATAAAAAAGAAGTGTTTACACTTTAGTTGATACTTCAAACTTAACATTTCGCAATTTGATTAAATCAGATTAAATTTTGCCGATATTGCCTCCCCCGAGTTTTTATCGTGCGCCTTCAGGTCTATTTCCGTATTTCCGAGAACAAATTCAACGTCTACCCAACGCCTCTCTTCGCATGTGTCAGAAAAAGTAATTGTCGGTGTACATAACAGGAAGCATCTATCATCGTCCACATATCCCGGTGTTGTCTCTTCAGATACGTACACCATAATGTCCATCTTGTCTTGATGTTTGTAAGgtgtaaaaaaagattttttaactaTCATTCCAGCTTCGGCGCTTTCATCTTTCCCGataatgagagaaaaaatattatcacaCCTTTCTTCCCCTTCCATAATCACATAATGTTTTCTATCATATTTCTTTTCGTTCCAAGCTACATTTGTTTTGACGCCATAACTACACCGCATGACACGTGATTGTATATAATCTGGCTTATGACCGAACAAAACGGCCCCTTTCAGCACTGACAGACCAGCCTCTTCTGGAATTATAATTCTCTGATCCGGAAATGCTTTTCGAACTGCACTTTGCATCAGTTGACATTCTGAGAATCCTCCAAccattaaaacatgtttgaccTCCTTTAATGACCTATTTCGTAAAATCTCTCTCATTAGAGATATAACACCGTCAATTGAAGGGgtaaacaactttttaaaaaactcAACGTTTATACGGATTTTATCATGTGCTAGTTTAATGTCTTTTGAGTATGGCGAGCTTTCCAGTAGAGACTTAAAGTCTTTTTTGTGAACTTTCTGACACTTTTCATCGAGCGCCACGACAGGGATAGACATTGTTACTTTAATTCTTGTGCTTGTTTCAACTGTTCTTTTCTGGGATTCGAACTCTCGTACAAGATCCAAATATGCAAGAGGGCTTTCTTTCTTTAATGAATTCATTGTTGTTTCTCCGACTATTTCTTCGAACAGTTCTAAGAAGCGTTTATCAATCGATGTACCACCACAATTGTTACCCATAGCtctgtgtttttcttttaatttaccATTTGCAGCTTTCCGGTGAACCGTTATATCTGCAGTTCCACCTGAagaaaaccaaaacaaatatatggaTTCATTACTTTCCATTGGACACCAATTTTTGTGCATTTCGCGGGTATTGGTGAACCTATACAATTTATAGAgttggacggagagttgtctcattgacactcataacacatcttcttatatctatttggcaaaaccacgaacaTTAAATATTCACGAACTTGTAAGGTTTCCTTAATTCACGAAAATTGACACCTACGAAAATGAACCCATAGTAGAAAAAACAcgttaattttgaatttatcatCTATACAGTCAAAGGCAATTAAAAAACTTGCATCTTTTTAAGAAGAAAGAGAAGTCAAGACAcaatttgtatatgtttatgaaaTAACCTactgaatttcaaaattaattagCTACTGTTACTCTCTTACTAACTTATCAAAACTGAGGGGATAAATGATTTTAACAAATCTAGCAACAAAGACCGGCATCAATATATCCATGAAACTGGGTTTATTTTGGCATAGCAGTATAATATATTTACGCTCGAACAAACTCAAAAGGGCAAAAAAGATATGAAAGACGATTCAAGAGAGGATAATCCATCCCGtatgtttatcatatttaatgttGTTAGTTATATGTATGTAATACTATACCTCCTAGATCAACAACCATATACTCTGTCCCCTCGGCTGGCATGGTAAATCCAGATTCCGAACCCTTTAGTTTCTCAGTGGATAAGTATTGGCAGAAGATTGAAGCAGTCTCTGGTTCCAGCGCAAGGATCAAATTATTAGTGGGTATATCAGCCTTGAATAAATGGAAATCAGAAAATACATACTGATATATctatattctaaatataaaaaattaatggaaaattaaatttttaaaatataactagCACTGTACTTACAGTGAAACAAATGCAttgccagctgaaggacgcctcctggtgcggaaatttctcgttacattgaagacctgttggtgaccttctgctgttgttttttctatggtcgggttgttgtctctttgatacattccccatttccattctcaattttattgaacatacacaattttgtcattctTAGTGCTTCACTACAAGATGTATGCACCGTAAATAAATCAGACAATGTTTTACTTCTAAAGGTCAAAGACTTAAATCAAGGTAAGTGTGATCATTTGGCATACACAGTTTTTGGTAGGGTAACGGTTAGTGTTAAAAAGTCATGCTTCGAACATATATGAGTCGTGGTGTATTGGTAAGCGCATTAGACTTCAAACACAAAAGTTCTGTTTCGATCCTCGTTCCAGGGAGAACATTTTAGGGACTGAATTTGCGGCTCCCcgtgacaccatttgcgagtatggtcttgataAACGACGATAGTCCGTCGGATGTGACAAAAAATTACTAATCTGTGTTAAGAGAGATAGCAACATGTATtgcacccttgtagatttcggaaaaaaaaaacaatgatgcaTCAGAACACCTCGTTTGGTCAACCTAAGATCTAAGgtacagacagacagacacacaCAAACCGAAAAACAGATAGACGGATTCCTATATCCAAACTTTGTTCGCGGGTGGGGTATTAGAATGTGGGACACTGTACGTCTACACAGATTGTCTTTATGTCTCCTTTAAACTGTAGGGTTAAGGTTTAAAAACAATCTCCGTAATAACTATattgaagcaggatctgcttacccttccggagcacctgagatcaaccctagtttttggtggggttcgtgttgtttattctttagttttctatggtgtgtaatgtgtactattgtttttctgtttgtctttttcatttttagccatggcgttgtcagtttgttttagatttatgagtatgactgtccctttggtatctttcgtccctcttttaacaaGGAAATAAATGTGTAACAGCGATGTAATTCAAAGTGAAACTACTtgcaaacatatttaatttggCATCACATTGCCGTATTATTGCTTTAAACTAAGAAAATGTGCAGACAGTTCTTAAATTCACAGAAAATAAGAATTACTATATACAGAATATTTGacattcataaataaattaaaactaaaattattGTGTAGATAGTGTACTTTCCAAATATCTGCTATGTTATTTAGTTTCTGAATCTTCGTCGATAATTGAAAACCAAATTATGAGCTTCAAACATCAGAatctgaacatttttttaatttcattcgCTTACCGCTTCAGCACAAGACCTCATAAACTTCTTTGCTCGATCTGTCCAAATTGCAGGAACTGTGAGGACCCATTGAACCTCGTTATGGCGGACTACATTACCAcgtgttttcaaaatatctaaCAAATGGTTCACTAAATATTggattgaaaatttaaacacatcaaaagcTGGCAATCGTTTTGTACCAGTTATATCATCTAACATCATGCCACTTGTGATATTCTAAAAAGAGAACAAAAAgcatgttatttgattttgcttcGCATCACGTTGCGGAGCTATTAGTTGCAGAAGACATACACGCCATCTTGAAATAATTACTTATCGCATAATATGTTCTGATTGGTTAttaaaaaagaaggtgtggtatcattgccaatgagacaactctccacaagagactcaAATGACATAggaattaacaactataggtcatcatacgGTTACATTATTATGTGTTCGCTACGTTTGTTTTTGCTGTTTATCGGATAGGAATCCATTATTT
The nucleotide sequence above comes from Mytilus trossulus isolate FHL-02 chromosome 5, PNRI_Mtr1.1.1.hap1, whole genome shotgun sequence. Encoded proteins:
- the LOC134718614 gene encoding heat shock 70 kDa protein 12A-like translates to MPAEGTEYMVVDLGGGTADITVHRKAANGKLKEKHRAMGNNCGGTSIDKRFLELFEEIVGETTMNSLKKESPLAYLDLVREFESQKRTVETSTRIKVTMSIPVVALDEKCQKVHKKDFKSLLESSPYSKDIKLAHDKIRINVEFFKKLFTPSIDGVISLMREILRNRSLKEVKHVLMVGGFSECQLMQSAVRKAFPDQRIIIPEEAGLSVLKGAVLFGHKPDYIQSRVMRCSYGVKTNVAWNEKKYDRKHYVIMEGEERCDNIFSLIIGKDESAEAGMIVKKSFFTPYKHQDKMDIMVYVSEETTPGYVDDDRCFLLCTPTITFSDTCEERRWVDVEFVLGNTEIDLKAHDKNSGEAISAKFNLI